The genomic window CCAACGTGGTGTCGCTTTAAACGACAAATCTGCATCTGTTCCTGCTTTTAAACGTTGCAAGCCTGCATAAGCTATCATCGCGCCATTATCAGTACAAAACTCAGGACGTGGATAAAAAACTTCTCCACCGAGCTTTTTAGTAATTTCCGCTAATTTTTCTCGAAGCGATGTGTTGGCGCTAACGCCACCAGCAATCACTAAACGTTTTAACTCACACTGCTGCAAAGCACGGCGACATTTTATTGCTAAGGTATCAACAACCGCTTCTTGAAATGCATAAGCGACATCGGCATGAGTTTGTTCATCCATACCTTCATTGCCTTGTGCTTTTTGTAACGCTATTTCTTTGCGAATAACGGTACCGGCAGCGGTTTTTAAACCACTAAAGCTAAAATCTAAACCTGGACGATCTGTCATTGGACGCGGCAATTTATAACGCCCTTTTGTGCCTTTTTCAGCCATCTTCGATAAAGCAGGCCCGCCGGGGTAATCAAGCCCAAGTAACTTAGCTGTTTTATCAAACGCTTCACCCGCAGCATCGTCAACTGATTCACCGAGTAATTCATATCGACCAATGCCGTCAACACGCACTAGCATAGTATGTCCACCCGAAACAAGCAGGGCAACAAAAGGAAACTCTGGCACGTTTTCTTCTAACATAGGCGCAAGTAAATGCCCTTCCATATGATGAACAGGCACAGCCGGAAGTCCCCAGCCATAAGCTAAGCTTCTGCCAATTGAACAGCCTACTAATAATGCCCCCACTAAACCAGGCCCTGCAGTATAAGCAACGCCGTCTAGATCAGCAGGGGTTAAGTTAGCTTCTTTTAACACTTCTTTAATTAAAGGTATTGTTTTACGGACATGATCTCGTGACGCTAATTCAGGAACGACTCCGCCGTAGTCAGCATGAACAGCTATTTGACTATATAAACGATGGGCTACAATACCTTTAGGTAAATCACCTTCACCGTCATCATAAATAGCAATACCCGTTTCATCACAAGATGTTTCTATACCTAAAATTCGCATAATACCCTTAACCTAAAAGCCTAAATAATGTTTATTTCATTTTATTGAGCGATTTTAACGCCAAATACGTTAGCTATTATACCCATTTGATCAAGGTTGTGATCTACTTTTTTATCAGAAAAATAGATAATGGTCAGCGACAACGTTTAATAAATCATTATTCGTTTCCCCCCGTGAAAGGTCAGTGGATATATAATAAAACTAGTATTAAATCAGTTAATTTTAATTTTAGAAAATATTACACTTTACTTTAACTAGTGCTTAGCTTTAGAATACGTCACCCAATTTTGATAGAGTGGGTGTTTGCGAAGCAATAATGCTTAAGCGATACACCAATCATATAGATACATACTAAGGTTATACATGCCAGTAATTAAAGTTAGAGAAAACGAACCATTTGACGTTGCATTACGTCGTTTTAAACGTTCATGTGAAAAAGCAGGGATCCTTTCAGAAGTTCGCCGTCGCGAATCTTACGAAAAGCCTACTTGGGAACGTAAACGTAAGAAAGCTGCCGCTGTTAAGCGTGCTGCTAAAAAAGTTTCTCGTGAAAACGCTCGCCGCGTTCGCATGTACTAAGATACCTTAGTAGTATTTAAGACTATCGAGTAAAATAAATGAGTTTAATAGACCAACTCAGAGATGAAATGAAAGTTGCGATGCGTGCTAAAGACAAATGTCGTCTTGGTGTTATTCGTATGGCCATTTCATCAATTAAGCAAGCCGAAATCGATCATAACCTTGAAGCAACTGATGAGAACATCATTGTGATTTTAACCAAAATGGTTAAACAACGCAGAGAGTCCATCAAAATGTTTACTGACGGTGGTCGTGATGAGTTAGCTGCTAAAGAAGCTGAAGAAGTAACCGCGTTAGGATTTTTTCTTCCGCAGCCACTTTCAAGTGAAGAAATTAGTCAGTTAATTACCAAAACTATTGCTGATACCGGTGCTGCTTCAATGGCTGACATGGGTAAAGTAATGGCGGTATTAAAACCATTAATGCAAGGCAAAGCAGACTT from Colwellia sp. PAMC 20917 includes these protein-coding regions:
- the tsaD gene encoding tRNA (adenosine(37)-N6)-threonylcarbamoyltransferase complex transferase subunit TsaD, whose translation is MRILGIETSCDETGIAIYDDGEGDLPKGIVAHRLYSQIAVHADYGGVVPELASRDHVRKTIPLIKEVLKEANLTPADLDGVAYTAGPGLVGALLVGCSIGRSLAYGWGLPAVPVHHMEGHLLAPMLEENVPEFPFVALLVSGGHTMLVRVDGIGRYELLGESVDDAAGEAFDKTAKLLGLDYPGGPALSKMAEKGTKGRYKLPRPMTDRPGLDFSFSGLKTAAGTVIRKEIALQKAQGNEGMDEQTHADVAYAFQEAVVDTLAIKCRRALQQCELKRLVIAGGVSANTSLREKLAEITKKLGGEVFYPRPEFCTDNGAMIAYAGLQRLKAGTDADLSFKATPRWPLDTLPAV
- the rpsU gene encoding 30S ribosomal protein S21 codes for the protein MPVIKVRENEPFDVALRRFKRSCEKAGILSEVRRRESYEKPTWERKRKKAAAVKRAAKKVSRENARRVRMY
- a CDS encoding GatB/YqeY domain-containing protein — its product is MSLIDQLRDEMKVAMRAKDKCRLGVIRMAISSIKQAEIDHNLEATDENIIVILTKMVKQRRESIKMFTDGGRDELAAKEAEEVTALGFFLPQPLSSEEISQLITKTIADTGAASMADMGKVMAVLKPLMQGKADLGAVSGQVRNTLNA